The window GGGAAGCCATGGACCTGGGCGTCCTGCTGAGCCAACGACACCGGCGTCTGCTGATGACCAGTTGGGCCCTCGTGACCTTGCCGGTTTTCGCCCTGCTCAGTTGGGTGCTATGGGATTCGCCCTCCCTCGCCGTGTTTATTTTCTGGTGGCTGAAACCGGCGTTCGACCGCCTGCCGCTGTACATCCTGTCCAAAGCCATGTTTGGCGAAACGCCCACCCTGAAACAGACGTTGCGCCAATTTCCGCGGCTGCTGCAACCGCAGCTGCTGGTGAGCCTGACCTGGCGGCGCCTGAGCCTGAGTCGCAGTTTCCTGATGCCGGTGGTGCAACTTGAAGGGCTCAGTGGTGAGCCACGCCAACAACGTTTGCAGGTGCTGTTGCAGCGCGACGCCGGTGCCGCGCGTTGGCTGACCATCATCGGCGTACACCTGGAAACCGCGCTGTGGATCGGTCTGATGGTGCTGTTCTACATGTTCTTGCCGCAACAGGTCGAACTCGACTGGAGCTGGCAGACCTTGATCACCGCCGCCACACAGGACTGGCGATGGCTGGAACACCTGACCAACGCCTTTTACGCACTGGTGCTGATTGTCTGGGAACCGGTGTATGTCGCCTGCGGCTTCAGCCTTTATCTGAACCGGCGCACGGTGCTGGAGGCCTGGGATATCGAGCTGGTGTTCCGCCGCATGCGCCAACGCTTGAGCAGCGCCGCCGTCCCCCTGCTGCTGGCAGCATTCCTGTTGATGCCGACAGCACAAACCGTGTGGGCCGCCGAGCCAGTCATTTCACCCGACAGCCCACGCCTGCTGGACCAGCCACTGACCAGTCAGGCATCCCGCAACAGCATCAAGGCGATCCTCGATCAGCCTCCGTTCAAGAACAAGGAGTCCGTCACGCGCTATCGGTTTGGCGAGGACCAACCCGCCGCCGATACGGCGGACGATGACCCAACAACCGAATGGCTGGAGGCGCTGCTCAAGCTTCTGGACAACCAACGCTTCGGCGCAACGGCCACGCTGATCGAAGTGGTGTTGTGGGCGGTCGTGATCGGTGCCATCGGTTTATTGATCTGGCATTACCGTGACTGGATGCAAGCTTTCGTCAGGCGTCGACCGGCCTTGAACAGCAAGGTCACGCGGCCGTTACCGCAACAGGCTTTCGGCCTGGACCTCAACCGCGAAACCCTGCCCGCCGACATCGCCGCCAGCGCCGAACGTCTCTGGCAAACCCAACCTCGCGAGGCTCTCGGATTGCTCTATCGCGGTCTGCTCAGCCATTTGCTGCACGACTTCGACCTGTTGCTCAAACCCGCCGACACCGAAGGCGAAGTTCTTCAGCGCATCGAACACCTGCACCAACCTGCCTTGCTGGCCTTCAGTAAAAGCCTGACCGGGCACTGGCAGAACATGGCCTACGGGCATCGCCTGCCTCCCGCACATTTGCAACAGGAACTCTGTGACGGCTGGCGGGCGTTGTTCGGCCCGGGAGCGTTGCATTGAACCGGCGACACTGGCTGGCGGTCGGCGTGTTCATCGCCGTGCTATTGGGCGCGCTGAGTGTTTATCTGTACGTCAAGGCGACGCCCTATCAGGCAGACATCGATCACGGCCCCTCGCCCGAAGCCCAGGCCAATCCCTATCTCGCTGCCGAATATTTCCTGCGCAAACAGGGCCTGACGGTGAACCACGCCAACGGCCTCGATATCCTGCCCACCCTGGAGCCACATCAGCACAGCCTGTTATTGCTCGGGGAGCGCGACAACATGACACCGCGCCAGGTCGATCAGCTGCTGAACTGGACCCGGGCCGGCGGGCGTCTTTTGTTTGTTGCCCAGTCCCTGTGGGATGAAAAAACCGGCCAAAGCAACGACCTGTTGCTCGACCGGGTGCAACTGCACCAGTCGCTGAGCAAAGACCTCAAGGACCCGCCGCACACTATCGATGACGATCCTTATCCCAAGCTGACCAAGTTGTATCTGGAAGACGAAAACGCGCCGGCCTACGCCGGTTTCGATACCGCATTCCATCTCGAAGACCCGAAAAACCTCGCGCAAGCCTGGGCCAACAGCGGCAAGGCCACGCACATGATGCAGCTCAATCACGGGCTTGGTTCGATCATCGTGGTCACCGACGCCGACCTGTGGAAAACCCCGGCCATCGACCAGTACGACAACGCCTGGCTGCTCTGGTACCTGACCGCGGACACGAACGTGACCCTGCTGTTCAACACCGATCACGACAGTCTGCCGACCTTGCTCCTGCGCTATTTCCCTCAAGCATTGGTCGCCCTTTTTGCCCTTATCGGCCTTGGCTTCTGGCACGTCGGCGTGCGCCAGGGTCCGCTGCTGGAACCAGCCCCGAGAGCCCGCCGTCAACTTCAGGAACACCTACGCGCCAGCGCCGATTTCATGTTGCGCCGCAACGGTCAGCAGCACCTGTTGCACGCCTTGCAGCACGACATCTTGCGTCGTGTGCGGCGCCGTCATCCCGGTTTCGAACAACTCGGCGTTGCCGAACAATGGCTGGTGCTCGCACGCCTGACCGGCCAACCCACACGCGCTATCAGCCAGGCCATGAGCCCGCGACCGAAACAGCGGCTGTCCAGCGCTGAATTCAGCCGTCAGGTCGCCCACCTGCAAACCTTGAGGAATGCCTTATGAGTGAGATCGAGCCCGGCACACTGAACCACGCTGCGCAGCAACGCCAGCGCGCCAGCCAGTTGGCCCAGGCGGTAAGAACTGAACTGCAAAAAGCCGTGATCGGCCAGAACAGCGTGATCGACGATGTGCTCACCGCCCTGATCGCTGGCGGCCATGTGCTGCTCGAAGGGGTGCCGGGGTTGGGCAAGACGTTGCTGGTACGCGCCCTCGCCCGCTGCTTCGGCGGCGAGTTCGCACGTATCCAGTTCACCCCGGACCTGATGCCCAGCGATGTCA of the Pseudomonas frederiksbergensis genome contains:
- a CDS encoding DUF4129 domain-containing protein, which produces MRLSDATAVIRPRTTWEAMDLGVLLSQRHRRLLMTSWALVTLPVFALLSWVLWDSPSLAVFIFWWLKPAFDRLPLYILSKAMFGETPTLKQTLRQFPRLLQPQLLVSLTWRRLSLSRSFLMPVVQLEGLSGEPRQQRLQVLLQRDAGAARWLTIIGVHLETALWIGLMVLFYMFLPQQVELDWSWQTLITAATQDWRWLEHLTNAFYALVLIVWEPVYVACGFSLYLNRRTVLEAWDIELVFRRMRQRLSSAAVPLLLAAFLLMPTAQTVWAAEPVISPDSPRLLDQPLTSQASRNSIKAILDQPPFKNKESVTRYRFGEDQPAADTADDDPTTEWLEALLKLLDNQRFGATATLIEVVLWAVVIGAIGLLIWHYRDWMQAFVRRRPALNSKVTRPLPQQAFGLDLNRETLPADIAASAERLWQTQPREALGLLYRGLLSHLLHDFDLLLKPADTEGEVLQRIEHLHQPALLAFSKSLTGHWQNMAYGHRLPPAHLQQELCDGWRALFGPGALH
- a CDS encoding DUF4350 domain-containing protein yields the protein MNRRHWLAVGVFIAVLLGALSVYLYVKATPYQADIDHGPSPEAQANPYLAAEYFLRKQGLTVNHANGLDILPTLEPHQHSLLLLGERDNMTPRQVDQLLNWTRAGGRLLFVAQSLWDEKTGQSNDLLLDRVQLHQSLSKDLKDPPHTIDDDPYPKLTKLYLEDENAPAYAGFDTAFHLEDPKNLAQAWANSGKATHMMQLNHGLGSIIVVTDADLWKTPAIDQYDNAWLLWYLTADTNVTLLFNTDHDSLPTLLLRYFPQALVALFALIGLGFWHVGVRQGPLLEPAPRARRQLQEHLRASADFMLRRNGQQHLLHALQHDILRRVRRRHPGFEQLGVAEQWLVLARLTGQPTRAISQAMSPRPKQRLSSAEFSRQVAHLQTLRNAL